The genomic stretch CCGCCCCATCTGCGTCAGCGTTTCCACGTCCCGCGACCAGATCATCGCCGTGTGCTTGAAGCCGTGCTCGTACTGCACCGCCTTCGCAATCGCTGTGGCCACGTCGGGGACCGCCAGCACAGGCAACAACGGCATCATCTGCTCGCAGGGCAGCAGCGGATTTCGCTCGTCCACAGGCCCGAACAGCAGCGGCACCGCGCGGTCGATCCGCACACCGATTACCTCCGCAAGTACCGCCGCATCCTGACCAATGTACTCCTTTCGCGCATGCCAGTGGCCGGTCGTCTCATCGCGATGCAGAACGCGGGTCGCCAGCTCATCCATCTGCGCCGTCGACAACCGGTGCGCCCCGTGCCGCGCGAGCGCCGCCAGCAGCGGTTCGGCCACCGCCTGTACGACGAAGACTTCCTTCTCCCCGATGCACAGGAGGTTGTTGTCGTAGCCGGCCCCCTGGATAATGCCACGGGCTGCTTTGTCGAGGTCGGCGGTCTCATCCACCACCACCGGCGGATTCCCCGGCCCGGCCACGACGGCACGCTTGCCGCTCGCCAGCGCCGCCCGCGCCACGCCCGGCCCGCCCGTCACCAGGAGCATCTGGATCTGCGGGTGCTTGAATATCTCACCGGCGGTGTCGAGCGTCGGGTTCGCGATCGTGCAAACGAGATTGTCGATGCCGATCTGCTCGACAATCGCCTGATTGAACCGCCGCGTCGCCTCCACCGCGCACCGGGCCCCATTCGGATGCGGGTTGCACACGAGCCCGTTACCCGCGGCCACGATCATGATGGCGTTGCATCCCAGCGTCGGCACGCTGTGCGTGACGGGCGTCACAACACCTACCACGCCGTAGGGCGCAAACTCGGTGACGGTCAGCCCGTGGTCGCCGCTGGTCGCCTCGGTCCGCAACAGCTCGACCCCCGGCACGGATGCCGCCAGATCGAGCTTCTCAAACTTGTGAGCCAGCCGGCCGATGCGCGTCTCTTCGAATTCCAGGCGGCCAAGCTCCTCCTTGTCGCGCCGCAGTACCGCCCGGATGGCGTCCACGGCCGCGGCCCGCGCCCCGACCGGGCTCTGTGCCAACTTCCGCTGCGCCAGGCCCGCCGCCACCACCGCGGCATCCACCCCAGAGAACACGCCGAATGAACCTACTGCCGCCTGTTTTCCACTCGCTGCGGCAGCCGCCGGAGAAGAAATCCTTTCGCGCACTTCACCCACCCCCCGCGCATCTGTACCCAATCGCCGCAGGACCTCACC from Phycisphaerales bacterium encodes the following:
- a CDS encoding aldehyde dehydrogenase — its product is MRSVDGTVNEALIADVVGEVLRRLGTDARGVGEVRERISSPAAAAASGKQAAVGSFGVFSGVDAAVVAAGLAQRKLAQSPVGARAAAVDAIRAVLRRDKEELGRLEFEETRIGRLAHKFEKLDLAASVPGVELLRTEATSGDHGLTVTEFAPYGVVGVVTPVTHSVPTLGCNAIMIVAAGNGLVCNPHPNGARCAVEATRRFNQAIVEQIGIDNLVCTIANPTLDTAGEIFKHPQIQMLLVTGGPGVARAALASGKRAVVAGPGNPPVVVDETADLDKAARGIIQGAGYDNNLLCIGEKEVFVVQAVAEPLLAALARHGAHRLSTAQMDELATRVLHRDETTGHWHARKEYIGQDAAVLAEVIGVRIDRAVPLLFGPVDERNPLLPCEQMMPLLPVLAVPDVATAIAKAVQYEHGFKHTAMIWSRDVETLTQMGRACDTTLYVKNGPCMAGLGVGGQGYCSFSIASPTGEGVTSPLSFTRYRRCVMVDSLRIF